The genomic segment AAAAGCAGGTCAGCAGGAAACAGGTCTGTTTTCGATCTTTCAGATACCAGATACCACTCAGACAAAAGCCCACCAGGGTAACAGCAAATTGAAAAAGGTTACTGAACAGCTCCATCCTCATTGTCCTCCTTTTGTTCCTCCGTCTGCTCCTCTTTGTTCAGCTGGCGGATGCGGAAGCACAGAATAGTCACGCAAACGCCGAGGACAAAAGCCAACAGTCCGATCACCATATATCCCAGCGCAGTACCGCCGCCTAAAATTGTTGCTGCCGTTTCAAAGCCGGAAGAAGTACCGGGC from the Blautia wexlerae DSM 19850 genome contains:
- a CDS encoding ABC transporter, which translates into the protein MLKNEERIAEVKRRIGEKERQQRLRHRRIVSAFCIAACLAVIVGVSFVMPGIVGQITPGTSSGFETAATILGGGTALGYMVIGLLAFVLGVCVTILCFRIRQLNKEEQTEEQKEDNEDGAVQ